A stretch of DNA from Mauremys mutica isolate MM-2020 ecotype Southern chromosome 25, ASM2049712v1, whole genome shotgun sequence:
aggggaaaggctctCTGTCACTCAgggccagcccagagcaggagcctCCCCGCCCCGGGGGACAGGCTTGGGCTAGTGGGGCTTGGGCTAGCAGGGATCTCCAAGTAGCTGTGTAGAAAAAACTCTTTACATTGCAactgggggctggaggagctcaggctctgaagcctccGGAGGGGGTGAGCTTCAGAACCCAAGTGCAACCTCAGAGCCTGTCTATACAGCCATTTTGAGAGCACTAGCCAACCTGCTTGCCCACGTCTGTGGGCCCGGGCTGGGAGGCTGGTTGCTGCGGCGTGTGCACCCAGACCCTGGGTGGCCCGGGCCAGTGGAATGTACAGGGCTCCTGTAACATGACTCCACGGTGAATTCTGGGCCCTGCTCGGCCTGTCTTGTCTCCTGCCCTTGCCCGGCTGAGGCAAATGCCACGGGAAGATGGGAATTCGCTTACCCAAGGCTCAGCCCAGGCTGTTTACAGGccctgcagcctttggctcaTGCAGATGGCAGCCGCCTGTGGGGCAAAGAAAGGTGGCTATAAAGCAGGGGGCTGCTCAGGTGAATGGGACCACATGGCAATAGAGCGACCCCCGGAATCTGTCCCCAGAATAGCAAAGTCTCCCTAGGGGCTGGACTTCACTGGCAGTTAGAGACGCTGAATTAATTTGTTCTGAGTCGGTGCGAATCTCTGTAACCTgtggcagccagcagggcccaGTGAAACATGGAGGGATGCTCAGGAGTGCAGTCAGCGTGCCCTGATTTATTTCAGTCTGCTCACTAAGTATTAAACAAATCCCTGCTCCCCAGACCCCGCAGCTCCTCTTTCCCCACTGCCCAGACCCCAtggtgcagtggcaggggctctgtggggATCTGTTTGGCAGGCAGGGATGACTTTTCAGATCTAGGTGTTTTCCTCAGACCTCTTGCCCAGCAGTGTCTGCCTGGGCACTCTCTGAGGCGAGGGCAGCGGTCTTGGGGGTTGTGACTGCACTCCAGTGAGCGATTGTGCTTAGTGAGGGCGGTCCCTTGCCTCGCACATGCAGGCTGTACAATAGCTTCACTCCCAAAAGCACAAGCCTTGTGTCTCTGGGAGGTCCCTCTCTGATCACATGGTGCTGCAGGATTCTGTCACTGAGGTGCCGAGAGAGGCCAGTTCCCGGGACGCTGCCAAGATAAAATGATGCTTTTTGGAAGTGTAACAAGTTTGCTGAATCTGCAGCCAGCTTCTTGCCTGCCTGGTGCCTGCCCCCTTTTCCTGGGTCTCGCCCTCTCCCTGTTACTACATGCCAATCGTCTGGCCCAGGCAGGTGTAACAAGGGCAGCTTACTGCTGCTCTGATAACTCCGCACAACGCCTTACACACAAGCTGCTGCTGTGGGATGCCGTGAGATGAAAGGTGGCACAGAAATGCCAGGTCTTACTCTGTTCCCTGGAATTCATCCCTTCTGAAGGGTCTCTTGTTTGCCAAGGCAACCTGCAAAAACGCTGTGGTACGACCGCCCGCGGTACGTCTTCCTGGAGTTCTGCGTGGAGGACAGCACAGACGTTAAAGTCGACATTGACGACCACCGGGTGGTGTTCAGGTGAGCTTCCAGCCCCTGGTAACCCGCACTCAGTGGCATGGCCCTGAACCGGGAGCTGTACAGGGCAGGGCCAGCAGGAAGGATCCTCTTAGAGATCGTCACGGAGAAGGCCCAAGCCCAGTTCTGAGCTAACCGAGTTTGTGTTTTGGCAGCTGTAAAAATGCAGACGGCGTGGAGATGTACAACGAGATCAACCTGTACGCCAGGGTGAACTCCAAAGTGAGCAGCCGCCCCGTGCGATGAGGCATCAGAGCCCAACTCCTACAGGCCTCGATGCCTCCAAAGGGACCGTGAGCTTATGACAACCCGAGGAagggtttggggggaaggggagtgattTGCCTTCACACTGGCCAAGGCCATCCTGGCCTATCACATCATGTGATCTCATTGCTCAGACAGGAGCATGACCCCAGACACTCACTGTCCCCAGAGGTTGGGAGACCAACAAGGGATGCAATTAGGCATCATCTCTTGGTGCTGCTATGCCTTCAGCCTTACCCAGCCCTTCCCATCAGCCCCCAACGGTGCTTTGTTTTGGGTCGTGGCCATCACTGCCTCTGCACCCAGGGGATTTTGCCCAGCTAAGTGAATCAGAGACACCCAGCAGGCCCGGCTGCATGGAGAAGATGCAGGTATCCCCAGGAAAGCCCCCTCTTCTCCTGCATTCTCCTCTTACAGCCAGCTCTCCCATGCCCAGATTTGCACCTCGATTCCTGCAGGCTGAGTCTTGATCTCCAGGGACTTTCCCATGTGTGTCAGAGCTTGGGAAGGGCTTCATTTTAATTCTGGACATCGTGGCTTATTGAGAGGGAGAGAGGTGCCCAGAAGCCATGTCAGGCAAGGTGTCTTTGCTCTGTCCCTTGGCAGGACTCGCAGCAGAAGCGCTCTGACCGTTCCATTACCTGCTTCATAAGGAAGtggaaggagaaggtggcatgGCCGCGCCTCACCAAGGAGAACATCAAGGTAAACACAGggcctgagcagctggggccccTTCCTTTGGAGTTGTTTTTCCCCAGTGAAAAGCTCAGAGTTTCTCCCACCTGTGGGTGCCATGCTGTGCAGCGTGGGCACTGCCGGGGCTGGCACAGCACTGTCTGCTGCTCACTCTGGCATTGCTGGTTTGGATTTTATGCCCCagttagtgctggtgaaaggtgccaggtaagcagctcccagagactgaaatcctctcGCTATAGAGCAGGTACCACAGACACCAGCCCAGCACCACTCACTGCACCTGGCTCAGCTCTGATGGGCGAgaccccggggcgggggggggtacaGCTTGGACTCCtaagctccttgggacagggaccTTCTCTCtgttgtgtgtgtgcagagctCCTAGGCAGCACCACAATTCTGTCCATGACAACAGAGCACCACGCTGGACTGCTAACAAGGGGCTGCCGAATAGCCATCAGCTGGTAATGCTGGGCACTACCGATCTGGGCCAAACCTCCATAAGTGCCTTGCAGTGAAAGGCCATAGGTCCTCCAGCTCAGGCTGGGGTGGAACCAGTACTCTAAAGATGGAAGGCCTCataacccccacccctgcctggggctggatcagGGCTGGTGTTGTCCAgatcccatccccagccagcccccagcccccaaaggCATCAGACTTGCTGCATTCAGCGCTGCGCTGCATCTGTTGTGATGCTGTTTCTCCTGCTTGCTCATAGCCAGTCTGGCTGTTTGTGGACTTTGATAACTGGCGAGACTGGGAAGGGGATGAGGAGGCAGAAATGGCCATGGCTGAGCAGTACGCAGAGGTAAGTCTTAGGTTACTGCATTTATATTTGGGTCtgagcagtgagccagctgcATCACAAGATCCCAAGCAGTGACTTGAGGCCCCATGCAGAGCCCACAGGGGCCGAGACCTTCTGGGCGAAGGTGCTGCAGGGGCCTTCCTCAGTTATCCCTGTTTCATGTTACTCAATGCAAAGTCCTTGGGGCAGGAGGAAAGTCTGAGCATTAGCTCAGTAAAGTATCAATTATCCAGTACAGGAAAGTGCTGCTGCACTTTGTAAAACCTACTGTGAGACAGACTGAATATGATTAAATGACTATCCCTAAAACCAATTTATCTCCTCCCGGCACTGCCTGGGTAATGTCCCAGCTTGCCTTAAAAACTCACTGTTGACTCCAGACTGACTggctagagcagcggttctcaacccgcATCCCAAGTGGTGCACTgctgtggcccagctgtgtgctaaaggccgcCAGCCCACCCCGTGGGGTCCATGCTGCTGGCTGGCCCTCCGCCCACGGCTCCACCCCTGGCCCCTCTGCGGAGGAGTCTCCGGGCAGGAGGCGCTGAGCATAAGGGTCTGTGGGGCCACgttgtggttctcaacctgtggcccaggtaacacattgtgggccacatatgcagcccacgatgataaataggttgagaacatTGGATTAGAGAAATTTCAGCTGTGGCTGTTGGCATGTGGCTCAGTATCTCCACCAACTGGCTAGGAGCACCATGGCTTTGGCCAAACCGGAGAGGTGAGGTATGGACAATAAGCAGGACATGGATCTTAATGCACAGCAGGAAGGAGAAAGAGCCATAGTGGGAGAACGACTGAGTAGAAACCCTGCTATTGCAGTCTAGCtaggtacttatctggcccctgtgagtatctgagcacctcctagTCAATGCATTTAGCCTCACAGTACCTTGGAGAGACAGGGAAGCATCAACCCCATGGTGCAGAGCGGGAacaggccctgagggaagggacttgtccaaggtcacacagggagtctgacTGAGCCAGGGACTGAACCTTGGTCTTTTGCATCCCGATCTGGTGCCCCATCCACCTGATCAACGATCCTACCCCATGATAGCAGGGGGTCTGTCTTACGTAGAGCCCCATTGTGGGAGCTGCCTTCAGCAGGAGTGAGGAGGCCCCAAGATGGCCACTGGCACTGGGCTAAAGTCCAGTGGAAACCTTGGGGTACAGCCTGCAGCCAAAGTCACTTCCCCCTGAGCAAGGTTTGGATGAACCAGCTGAGCCAAGCATGCACAGCCCATGtgcttctccctctccctgctgtgggTCTGTGTCACAAGGGGAGCTGGGATCCCTGGGGGTGGAAGGCGCTGCCTGGGAGGAGAAGGGACTCCAGCCCCGCCACTTTGGTTGTGGGTTCCTTTCTTTATTTGCATGACTGTCTGTTTCCCGTCCAGCTCCTGCAGAAGGTCACTGTTAAAGGCACACCCCCTGCAATGGACGACCTGGATGTAAGTACAGTTGGTCACTGCCTTGCTGAGACAGTAAGTTCTGGGTGGTTTTACACAGCCAGGCTCTTTGCCTCTGGCCCTCCCAGTGCccaagcctggctcccagctgctctaTCTCTGCCAGCCAATGGGGAGCCTCATCTCAGCATGGACTAAAGCCAAACTTCTTCCAGGCCAATGGTTCTCTGAAATTCCACTGTGCTAAGCGGCCCTATGTTCTGGGTGTGGAGACCTGCTCTGTGTAATTGTGGGAACACCAGAACTGTCATTGCCCTGTCCTTTGAAAAATACATCTAAGAACACAGGGGGAGCAGGAAGGGAACCAGCAAGGAATCCTGCCTGCTGCTACTCTGGGCTGCAGAGGAACAAATGGTGCATCTAATTCGTATCAAACCTCCTGCACAACTAGAACGGATGACTGGCCTGTCTAGTGTGGTTCAGCCTGTGCCAGTAGCCAGTCCCTGATGCTGAAAACCCTCTATATGCTCCTGACGAGATATACAGTGCAGCTCATCAAAGCAGGGTTCCTTCCAGACCCTGTGGCCATTGGCTTATGCCCAGCAGCATGTGGTTGAGGCTGGTTTTTCAGGGTTTCCTTCCACACTCTAGGCCCAACACACATTTCAGGGTCCTGGAAACACTGGAAGTCTTGAGCATTTCTAACTTGCCTGGGTCCCAGGGTGTCTGGTactatggagtgtccttgtttcaCTCCATTCTGTGGTCACACGTAGCATTAAGGGAAACACTCCGTGTCCTTTCTAGACTCACTATCTGACTTTCCATCTCTTTTCCAGGATGACATTTGAAAGCACAGACCCTGGTGGTAAGAACTCCCCTGAAGCACTATCTGGCTGCAACTGAGCCTCCCTGTTACCTGATGGGAGATGTGCATTCTGACCTGCCGACAGTGACCAGGATTAGCGCATATATCACCCTTCGCTGCACTGGCAATTGCCCTCTGGGATCTGAAAGGACTTAAGGGGAGGCTGGTGGGATGAGAGTGCTGCAAGCAGCCCTTATTCTCTGCCCTTGCCATTGTCTTCCTGGCCCAGGAGAGCTGGGTGCAGCTCTGGCATTCACTGGATCACCTGAGAGTAACATAGCTGCCCACCTTCCTACTATTTCCTGTGGTACCTATTCTCTCCTGGGGGCctgaccctccccctgctctcatCCTGTCCCTTTCTCTCCCCTCAAGGCctgactccctgctctgcccccacccaggggcGCACTTTCTGACTGCCCTGTTTTTCCCCCACAGAGACATGACAGCAGCGGCTGAGATGAAgcgagctggggagggaggtagCAGTGTTTAAGTGCCACTGTGGTTCAAATGCGCCAGGGACTCGCCTGCTTCAGACTTTGGCTCCAAATTGCACAATCACGGACCCTAGAACTGGAAAAGCCCTGCTGGGCCCATTTTGCCCGCCCTTGAAGTCAGACCCAGAGTGGGACTGTTTCCTATTGTATCGGGCAGTCTAGTTTCAAACACGCTAAGCCCTGGAACTGCCGCCACTTCCATtaggagactattccacagccAGACACCGTTCAGTGGCAGGCAGGTTCCTGTGTCTCATTTTAAACCGTTATTGCCACTTATACTGCCACGAACCAGCCTGAGtcacttctctccctccccgGCACGGCCTCTGGCCCTGTGCTGACCGCACTCAGCCACGCCGCAGAGATTTAGCCGCCTTCCCTGCTCGGCACCTGCCGCTTGTTCCTCTTGCTGCCGAGACCCTTCTCCGCTCGTCCGTCCCTCCCAGGCGTTTGAGGGGTGGGGAGGCAAAGTGGAGAGAAGGCCTGTTAATAAAGGAGAAACCTGCCACGCTGGCTGCTGTTCCTGTGCTTGGGTTTTCCTGCCACACTGGGCCCAGGTTTCCAAGAGCCATTGGTGCCCGCGAGGTTACCCCGCCCAGGACAGAGAGGGCACCCGGGTGGCACGTGCCTCTGGGGGCGGCTACGGGCCTGGCGCTTGCAGGGTCCAGGGGAGACGCTGagaccccccctgcccacagggcagctccccaggccaggctgctgccccggggtggggggtgctcgCCGACCCCCCCAGACCAGACCCGTAGGACGGGCCGTGGGTCCCGGGGGACACGTGGGTCATGGGGTGAGACGCGGGGGGCGCGACACCCGTGGGTCCTGCGGGGGTGAGCTCCAGGGGAAAGCCCAtgggcctgggggggggagggggtggagacagGCCCATGACGTCACCACCCCGCCCCCTCGCGGCGTCCGTGTTCGCGTGTCCCCTCCCACTCGCCGTCTCCGGCCGCAGCTCGCGTTCGCCGGTcgtgtgtcccctccctctcgccgtccccgcccgcccgctcgccgcccggcccggccgccgCGATGGTGTTCCAGTGCCAGAGGGACAGCTGGGCCCGGCAGGTGCGGGAGCCGCGGGGCGGGGTCGGtttggggcggcggggggcgcgCGGTGCGGCGGGGCCCTTACGCGAGGCTCCCACGCGTGACACGCGCGTG
This window harbors:
- the LOC123356222 gene encoding putative protein PTGES3L isoform X2; this translates as MARVSCLPRQPAKTLWYDRPRYVFLEFCVEDSTDVKVDIDDHRVVFSCKNADGVEMYNEINLYARVNSKDSQQKRSDRSITCFIRKWKEKVAWPRLTKENIKPVWLFVDFDNWRDWEGDEEAEMAMAEQYAELLQKVTVKGTPPAMDDLDDDI